Proteins from a genomic interval of Paenibacillus sp. FSL H8-0048:
- a CDS encoding tRNA (mnm(5)s(2)U34)-methyltransferase, which yields MGFLSVLSFAHKLTAERLSPGGRAIDATVGTGADTLFLARAAGPRGGVYGFDIQPQALALAGERLRLAREEAPAALAPVTLLQQSHAAMAEAVPPTWRGTVSAVMFNLGYLPAGDADKTIITEPASTLAALEAALALLRPGGIITAVLYPGHEGGGREAAAVEAWAAGLAQQDAQTIVYRQLQRESAPYVVAIEKRQRG from the coding sequence ATGGGCTTCCTCTCTGTCCTTAGCTTCGCCCATAAGCTGACCGCTGAGCGGCTCTCGCCGGGCGGACGGGCTATCGACGCCACCGTGGGCACCGGCGCCGACACCCTGTTCCTCGCCAGGGCGGCCGGGCCGCGCGGCGGGGTGTACGGGTTCGACATCCAGCCGCAGGCGCTGGCTCTTGCCGGCGAGCGCCTGCGGCTGGCCCGGGAGGAAGCGCCGGCTGCGCTGGCTCCCGTGACGCTGCTGCAGCAGAGCCATGCAGCCATGGCTGAAGCCGTTCCGCCCACTTGGCGCGGAACGGTCTCGGCGGTGATGTTCAACCTCGGCTATCTGCCTGCGGGCGATGCCGATAAGACCATCATCACCGAACCGGCAAGCACGCTGGCCGCGCTGGAGGCGGCGCTTGCGCTGCTTCGCCCGGGCGGGATCATCACGGCCGTGCTGTATCCCGGCCACGAAGGCGGCGGCCGCGAAGCCGCCGCTGTCGAAGCCTGGGCCGCCGGACTGGCCCAGCAGGACGCGCAGACCATCGTGTACCGGCAGCTTCAGCGCGAGTCTGCACCGTATGTTGTAGCTATAGAGAAGAGACAAAGGGGCTAG
- a CDS encoding B12-binding domain-containing radical SAM protein: protein MRIILATLNAKYIHTSLAIRLLKAYSEHEFKDILLAEYTIKDPAMNIVSDLFQKQPDVIGFSCYIWNIEETIKLVGILKQVMPEVKIVLGGPEVSYEPLYWMKREAGVDFVVNGDGEETFHHLLQEIRDEHKYHFVYGAAYRKGEELIVNPPRPKSDLNTLPTPHRFAEDLPELSKRIVYFETSRGCPFNCQFCLSSIEVGVRYYDIERVKSDLLYLIEGGAKVIKFLDRTFNINRNYAMEMFQFLIDNHQGCVFQFEITADIMRPEVLDFLAQNAPPGVFRFEIGVQSTNDETNELVKRRQNFTKLSRTVMKIKASGNIDQHLDLIAGLPMEDYATFRKTFNDVFAMEPEELQLGFLKMLRGTGLRAQAAKYDYTYMEHAPYEILSSHVMPFADIIRLKRLEDVLEKYWNSQRLAHSVKYLIRHVFPSPFDFFQEFGDYWEERGWQKIGHQLEDLFTRLHNFLTDRGTPSMGIVTGLMKLDYFLGHKYKPRKIWWDDVLDKAEWAKHLKQIASQPELISAKLAEAGLSERELQKFIVLDELPFRLTPVLDSISGLRYDGELGAGAQAEAEAEAGAGNGNGNGNGNGNGNGNGNGNGNGREILAAVTAAAPAERGGAGAGGVAAAEADLLRSVAAAAGGVPAAALNDPHPGAGEGRTLLVVLYQQDESQRAQYYTLPL from the coding sequence ATGAGAATCATCCTGGCCACATTAAATGCCAAATATATTCATACATCGCTGGCGATCCGGCTGCTGAAGGCGTATAGCGAGCATGAGTTCAAGGATATCCTTTTGGCGGAATATACCATCAAAGACCCCGCGATGAACATCGTGTCTGACCTTTTTCAGAAGCAGCCGGATGTGATTGGCTTCTCCTGTTACATCTGGAACATCGAGGAGACCATCAAGCTGGTCGGAATTCTCAAGCAGGTCATGCCGGAGGTCAAGATTGTGCTGGGCGGGCCGGAGGTATCCTATGAGCCGCTCTACTGGATGAAAAGGGAGGCCGGAGTAGATTTCGTCGTGAACGGTGACGGGGAAGAGACCTTCCACCATCTGCTGCAGGAGATCCGGGATGAACACAAGTACCATTTCGTATACGGTGCAGCTTACCGCAAGGGCGAAGAGCTGATCGTCAATCCTCCCCGTCCCAAAAGCGATCTCAATACCCTGCCGACCCCGCACCGCTTCGCGGAGGATCTGCCGGAGCTGAGTAAGCGTATCGTTTATTTTGAGACAAGCCGGGGCTGTCCCTTCAACTGCCAATTCTGCCTGTCCAGTATTGAGGTGGGCGTGCGCTATTATGATATCGAACGGGTGAAGTCCGATCTGCTCTATCTGATTGAGGGCGGTGCCAAGGTGATCAAGTTTCTGGACCGCACGTTCAATATCAACCGCAATTATGCGATGGAGATGTTCCAGTTCCTGATCGATAATCATCAGGGCTGCGTGTTCCAGTTCGAAATTACCGCCGATATTATGCGTCCCGAGGTGCTGGATTTCCTGGCGCAGAACGCCCCTCCGGGCGTCTTCCGCTTCGAGATCGGCGTCCAGTCGACGAATGATGAGACCAATGAGCTGGTCAAGCGCCGCCAGAACTTCACCAAGCTGTCGCGCACGGTGATGAAGATCAAGGCCAGCGGCAACATCGACCAGCATCTCGATTTGATCGCCGGACTGCCAATGGAGGATTACGCCACCTTCCGCAAGACCTTCAATGACGTCTTCGCCATGGAGCCGGAGGAGCTGCAATTAGGTTTCCTCAAAATGCTGCGCGGCACAGGGCTGCGCGCCCAGGCCGCCAAATACGACTACACGTATATGGAGCATGCGCCATACGAAATTCTCAGCAGCCATGTCATGCCGTTCGCCGATATTATCCGGCTCAAGCGGCTGGAGGATGTGCTGGAGAAGTACTGGAACAGCCAGCGGCTGGCTCATTCGGTCAAGTACCTGATCCGCCATGTCTTTCCGTCCCCGTTCGACTTCTTCCAGGAGTTCGGGGACTACTGGGAAGAGCGGGGCTGGCAGAAGATCGGGCATCAGCTGGAGGATTTGTTCACCCGGCTGCATAATTTCCTGACGGACCGGGGCACGCCGTCTATGGGCATTGTCACTGGCCTGATGAAGCTGGACTACTTCCTGGGCCACAAGTACAAGCCACGCAAAATCTGGTGGGACGATGTGCTTGATAAAGCCGAGTGGGCGAAGCACCTGAAGCAGATCGCCAGTCAGCCGGAGCTGATCTCTGCCAAGCTGGCGGAGGCCGGACTTAGCGAGCGGGAGCTGCAGAAGTTCATCGTGCTCGACGAGCTGCCGTTCCGCCTTACGCCGGTGCTGGACTCGATCAGCGGGCTTCGCTATGACGGGGAGCTTGGCGCTGGGGCGCAGGCTGAGGCTGAGGCTGAGGCTGGTGCCGGGAACGGGAACGGGAACGGGAACGGGAACGGGAACGGGAACGGGAACGGGAACGGGAACGGGAACGGCCGGGAGATACTCGCGGCGGTTACAGCAGCGGCCCCGGCAGAACGCGGGGGAGCTGGAGCGGGCGGCGTGGCCGCTGCTGAGGCAGATCTGCTGCGTTCTGTGGCAGCAGCGGCCGGTGGTGTGCCAGCGGCGGCCCTTAACGATCCGCACCCTGGGGCAGGCGAAGGCCGCACGCTGCTGGTCGTCCTGTATCAGCAGGACGAGAGCCAGCGGGCACAGTATTACACGCTGCCTTTGTAG
- a CDS encoding TIGR01212 family radical SAM protein (This family includes YhcC from E. coli K-12, an uncharacterized radical SAM protein.) — protein sequence MSNLQQASSPLLWGDKRFHTWNYEMRGQMDTKVFKVMLDAGFTCPNRDGTIAKGGCTFCSARGSGDFAGSRRDDLVTQFNHIRDRQHQKWPNAKYIGYFQAYTNTYAPVEELREYYEVILQQPGVVGLAIATRPDCLPDDVVEYLAELNQRTYLWVEMGLQTIHQSTSDLINRADDTACYTEAVAKLRRHGIRVCTHIIHGLPQETHEMMLETVAAVANMGVQGIKIHLLHLMRKTPMVKQYEAGLLRFLEQDEYVKLIADSLEILPPDMIVHRLTGDAPRDALIGPMWSLKKWEVLNAIDHELVARDTWQGKYWRKG from the coding sequence ATGTCTAATCTTCAACAGGCCTCCTCTCCGCTTCTGTGGGGGGATAAACGGTTCCATACCTGGAACTACGAAATGCGCGGGCAGATGGATACCAAGGTGTTCAAGGTCATGCTCGATGCGGGCTTCACCTGTCCGAACCGTGACGGTACCATCGCCAAAGGAGGCTGTACGTTCTGCAGTGCCAGAGGGTCAGGCGATTTCGCCGGAAGCCGCCGGGATGATCTGGTCACCCAATTCAACCATATCCGCGACCGCCAGCATCAGAAATGGCCGAATGCCAAATATATCGGCTACTTCCAGGCCTATACCAATACGTATGCTCCCGTCGAGGAGCTAAGGGAATATTATGAAGTCATTTTGCAGCAGCCCGGGGTTGTCGGCCTAGCCATTGCCACCCGGCCGGACTGCCTCCCGGATGATGTAGTCGAGTATCTCGCGGAGCTGAACCAGCGCACGTATCTATGGGTGGAGATGGGGCTTCAGACCATTCATCAGTCTACCTCGGATCTGATTAACCGCGCAGATGATACCGCCTGCTATACTGAAGCTGTTGCCAAGCTCCGGCGGCACGGCATCCGTGTGTGTACCCACATCATTCACGGGCTTCCGCAGGAAACGCATGAGATGATGCTGGAGACTGTAGCTGCTGTAGCTAATATGGGGGTTCAGGGAATCAAAATCCACCTGCTTCACCTCATGCGCAAAACGCCGATGGTGAAGCAGTACGAAGCCGGGCTGCTGAGGTTCCTGGAGCAGGATGAGTATGTGAAGCTCATCGCCGATTCGCTGGAAATTCTGCCGCCGGACATGATTGTCCACCGGCTGACCGGTGATGCCCCGCGCGATGCTCTGATCGGCCCGATGTGGAGCCTCAAGAAGTGGGAAGTGCTGAATGCCATTGACCATGAACTGGTTGCCAGGGATACCTGGCAGGGTAAGTACTGGAGGAAGGGCTGA
- a CDS encoding spore germination protein has protein sequence MQDWKEKYASYIDKQQSSPTDQEPASGSKLTGELKTDLPDLQARLGENGDLVVREFLLFGAYPAAMLFFSSLVNMEQVREHVLKPLMAPPPGKPEIPEDTGGMIHYIWSTAVQVTQGTTTADLSALPQAAVKGDLILLIDGVPEALRMEMRQIEMRGVEQPQTEQVIRGPREGYVEKLENNLSLLRYRLQSTDFRIEISPLGERTQSRVALCYIDSVTDSALVAEVMRRISLIHTDGILDAGYIEQFIEDQPLSPFPQVQSTERPDKTIAALLEGRVAILVDGSPFALIVPALFNQFFQTVDDYTERFIMGSLIRIIRLIALASSLFFPALYVSVISFNPELLPTDFAVAISGGRAGVPFPAVLEVLIMEVSMEVLREATIRLPQMIGGALSIVGVLVIGQAAVGAGLASPITVVIVALTTIGSFATPAYNAAIALRMLRFPLILLAGMFGLYGVMIGTILILNHLLFLESFGVPYMSPYIPGKWRDLKDTLVRVPLWWMRRRPSFLHVRDTDRLPRSVPSAEIDQILRQGDETDE, from the coding sequence TTGCAAGATTGGAAAGAAAAATATGCCTCCTACATAGATAAGCAACAGTCTTCTCCTACAGATCAGGAGCCTGCCAGCGGCAGCAAGCTGACAGGAGAGCTAAAGACCGATCTGCCGGACCTTCAGGCCAGGCTCGGAGAGAACGGCGACCTGGTGGTACGCGAATTCCTGCTCTTCGGGGCTTATCCTGCTGCCATGCTCTTCTTCTCCTCACTCGTGAATATGGAGCAGGTGCGCGAGCATGTACTGAAGCCGCTGATGGCCCCGCCGCCAGGCAAGCCTGAGATCCCGGAAGATACGGGCGGAATGATTCATTATATCTGGAGTACTGCCGTCCAGGTCACTCAAGGCACCACAACTGCCGATCTGTCCGCTCTCCCTCAAGCGGCTGTGAAGGGTGACCTGATTCTGCTGATCGACGGGGTTCCCGAAGCGCTCCGTATGGAGATGCGCCAGATTGAAATGCGCGGGGTCGAGCAGCCGCAGACGGAGCAGGTCATCCGCGGGCCCCGTGAAGGCTATGTGGAGAAGCTGGAGAACAACCTGTCCCTGCTGCGCTACCGGCTGCAGAGCACAGACTTCCGGATTGAGATCAGTCCGCTTGGGGAGCGTACCCAGTCAAGGGTGGCTCTATGCTATATAGACAGTGTCACAGACAGCGCTCTGGTGGCTGAAGTCATGCGCCGAATCTCGCTGATTCATACCGACGGCATCCTCGATGCCGGATACATCGAACAGTTCATCGAAGACCAGCCGCTCTCCCCCTTCCCTCAGGTTCAGAGCACCGAGCGGCCGGACAAGACTATTGCCGCCCTTCTGGAAGGACGGGTCGCCATTCTCGTCGATGGCTCCCCGTTTGCCCTGATTGTTCCCGCCCTCTTCAACCAGTTCTTCCAGACGGTGGATGACTATACGGAACGCTTCATTATGGGCAGCCTGATCCGGATCATCCGGCTGATTGCTTTGGCCAGCTCACTATTTTTCCCTGCGTTATATGTCTCTGTAATCTCCTTCAACCCCGAGCTGCTGCCTACTGATTTCGCTGTGGCGATCTCGGGAGGCCGGGCGGGCGTGCCGTTTCCGGCTGTGCTGGAGGTGCTGATTATGGAGGTATCGATGGAGGTGCTGCGGGAAGCGACGATCCGGCTGCCGCAGATGATCGGCGGAGCATTATCTATTGTGGGCGTGCTCGTCATCGGACAGGCTGCCGTGGGCGCAGGATTGGCCAGTCCGATCACGGTTGTCATTGTGGCTCTGACGACCATCGGCTCGTTCGCCACCCCCGCCTACAATGCGGCGATCGCCCTGCGGATGCTGCGGTTTCCGCTAATCCTTCTGGCCGGTATGTTCGGCCTCTATGGAGTCATGATTGGCACGATTCTGATTCTGAATCATCTCTTGTTCCTGGAGTCCTTCGGCGTTCCTTATATGTCCCCTTACATTCCCGGCAAATGGCGTGATCTGAAGGATACGCTGGTGCGGGTACCTCTCTGGTGGATGCGCCGCCGCCCCAGCTTCCTGCATGTCCGGGATACAGACAGACTGCCCCGCAGCGTGCCATCCGCAGAGATTGACCAGATTCTCAGGCAGGGAGATGAGACCGATGAATAA
- a CDS encoding alpha/beta hydrolase, translated as MTENTFTMTDPLDVKIHVYEWLPEAGTEIRGIVQIAHGMCETAARYARFASALTAAGYAVYANDHRGHGLTAGRVNLLGDSGENGFYWMRRNLLQLAELACSRHEHMPIFLFAHSMGSFLAQKLMCEEGHEIYSGFILSGTNGPRGMLQLAESLSKLQLRLQGDHHRSVLMNGIVFGAYNRSFSPVRTAFDWLSSDPEEVDRFIADPYCGAICTTRFFRDFFHMLRELHTSSTLQHLCSDKPVYLFAGEKDPVGMNGQGVMRMAELYRKQGLQDVECKLYPGGRHEMLNEVNRDEVTADVLDWLARHLPAESMRLPPTAD; from the coding sequence ATGACTGAGAACACTTTTACCATGACTGATCCCTTAGATGTCAAAATCCATGTCTATGAATGGCTGCCTGAGGCGGGAACGGAGATCCGGGGGATTGTGCAGATAGCACACGGTATGTGTGAAACGGCTGCGCGGTATGCCCGGTTCGCTTCGGCGCTCACCGCAGCCGGTTATGCTGTGTATGCCAATGACCACCGGGGACATGGCCTTACCGCCGGCAGAGTCAATCTGCTCGGCGACAGCGGGGAGAACGGCTTCTACTGGATGCGGCGCAATCTTCTTCAGCTTGCAGAGCTCGCCTGCTCCCGGCATGAGCACATGCCTATCTTCCTGTTCGCGCACAGCATGGGCTCCTTTCTGGCACAGAAGCTGATGTGCGAGGAAGGCCATGAGATCTATAGCGGCTTCATCCTCAGCGGCACCAATGGTCCCCGGGGCATGCTGCAGCTGGCGGAATCCCTGTCGAAGCTGCAGTTAAGGCTCCAGGGAGACCACCACCGCAGCGTGTTAATGAACGGAATTGTGTTTGGCGCATACAACCGCTCCTTCTCTCCGGTCCGGACGGCTTTTGACTGGCTCAGCAGCGACCCTGAGGAGGTAGACCGCTTCATTGCCGACCCGTATTGCGGAGCGATCTGCACTACCCGCTTCTTCCGTGATTTCTTCCATATGCTGCGGGAGCTGCATACCAGTTCTACTCTTCAGCATTTATGCAGCGACAAGCCGGTCTACCTGTTCGCAGGCGAGAAGGACCCTGTGGGGATGAACGGCCAAGGGGTGATGCGTATGGCTGAGTTATACCGGAAGCAGGGGCTTCAGGATGTAGAATGCAAGCTGTATCCGGGAGGCCGGCATGAAATGTTAAACGAGGTCAATCGGGACGAGGTCACGGCCGATGTACTGGACTGGCTCGCCCGCCACCTGCCTGCCGAATCCATGCGGCTTCCGCCCACGGCGGATTAG
- a CDS encoding type I phosphomannose isomerase catalytic subunit, translating into MTKPYPLKFQPEFKERVWGGRALEKFGLNLPEGHIGEGWMIADHPNGTSSVVNGELAGQGLDAIREQFGHEWFGSKGTTEEGGRFPLLIKLLDCNDNLSVQVHPTDDYAGLPKGELGKTEMWYVLDAKPGAKIIYGLKEGVTREMLKDALENGTVMDSLQEVTVAAGDSFYIPAGTVHALCAGVVVAEIQQNSDTTYRIYDYDRPGLDGKPRELHIEDSLNVTAYEGAGATSMKTDGAVAGEWLRMASSPYFIVEKGLVSGEWQLATTDDSFTILVICEGSGHLIWEGGSQPYAAGECYLLPSSLGAYSIEGQSAVLRSYLP; encoded by the coding sequence ATGACGAAACCATATCCTCTGAAATTTCAGCCGGAATTCAAAGAACGTGTCTGGGGAGGCCGGGCGCTGGAGAAATTTGGCCTGAATCTGCCGGAAGGCCATATCGGCGAAGGCTGGATGATTGCCGATCATCCGAACGGCACCTCCTCTGTAGTCAACGGCGAGCTGGCCGGACAAGGCCTGGATGCCATCCGTGAGCAGTTCGGGCACGAGTGGTTCGGCAGCAAGGGAACTACGGAAGAAGGCGGAAGATTCCCGCTGCTGATCAAGCTGCTGGATTGCAACGACAACCTCTCCGTACAGGTACACCCTACGGATGATTATGCCGGACTTCCCAAGGGTGAGCTGGGCAAAACCGAAATGTGGTACGTGCTCGACGCCAAGCCAGGCGCCAAAATCATCTACGGCCTCAAGGAAGGCGTCACCCGCGAGATGCTGAAGGACGCGCTGGAGAACGGAACGGTTATGGACAGCCTGCAGGAAGTGACTGTAGCTGCCGGTGACTCCTTCTATATCCCTGCCGGGACTGTACATGCATTGTGTGCAGGTGTCGTTGTAGCGGAGATCCAGCAGAACTCAGACACTACATACCGGATTTACGATTATGACCGTCCGGGTCTGGACGGGAAGCCGCGCGAGCTGCATATCGAGGATTCCCTGAATGTGACTGCCTATGAGGGGGCAGGCGCAACTTCGATGAAGACAGATGGTGCCGTAGCCGGGGAATGGCTTAGAATGGCCTCCTCTCCTTATTTTATTGTGGAAAAAGGACTGGTATCCGGCGAATGGCAGCTCGCCACCACGGATGACAGCTTCACCATTCTGGTAATCTGCGAGGGCAGCGGCCATCTGATCTGGGAGGGCGGCTCCCAGCCTTATGCGGCTGGCGAATGTTATCTGCTTCCGTCAAGCCTGGGCGCTTACAGCATTGAAGGACAGTCTGCCGTCCTGCGCTCTTATCTGCCTTAA
- the recQ gene encoding DNA helicase RecQ — translation MEMQGSLMEQAQAELQKYYGYPDFRDGQKKIVNNLLEGRDTLGILPTGGGKSICYQVPALLQPGLTLVVSPLISLMKDQVDALTTAGIPAAYINSTLSGKEVNERIRAARRGDLKLLYVAPERLELDWFRLEMAGLNISCVAVDEAHCVSQWGHDFRTSYLAVSPFVEQLPQRPILAAFTATATPEVMEDMVRLLRLREPGVFMTGLGRDNLAMSVLRGENKREFVLDYAAQHAHQPGIVYAATRKEVDDLYQRLQAAGITAGRYHAGMNDQERADSQEGFLYDDIRVMVATNAFGMGIDKSNVRYVIHYNMPKNMEAYVQEAGRAGRDGEPSDCILLFSAQDIMTQKFLIEQNPQDPERKANEYRKLQQMIEYCYTTRCLRSAQLDYFGESHDDDHCGICSSCTDERELVDITVEAQKIFSCIHRMRERYGVALVSSVLKGSRNQKVLQYGFEQLPTHGAMSSRSEKEITEIINMLISEGYLALSEGQYPVVRLQPLAAEVLRGQRQVHQRVARTLVTSGTRDRSRPRDTSPSAVNETVFEQLRLIRRELAGREHVPSYIIFNDATLREMSVVCPQTESEMLRVKGVGEVKYRKYGKAFLEFFQNDM, via the coding sequence ATGGAGATGCAAGGATCATTAATGGAGCAGGCCCAGGCCGAGCTGCAAAAATATTACGGTTATCCCGATTTCCGGGACGGCCAGAAGAAAATTGTGAACAATCTGCTGGAAGGCCGCGATACGCTGGGCATTCTGCCCACCGGAGGCGGCAAATCCATCTGTTATCAGGTTCCGGCGCTGCTGCAGCCGGGGCTTACCCTGGTCGTCTCGCCGCTGATTTCCCTGATGAAGGATCAGGTGGATGCTCTTACGACGGCAGGGATTCCCGCTGCTTACATCAACAGCACCCTGAGCGGCAAAGAAGTGAATGAGCGCATCCGCGCGGCCCGCCGCGGCGACTTGAAGCTGCTCTATGTGGCTCCCGAGCGTCTGGAGCTGGACTGGTTCCGCCTGGAGATGGCGGGACTGAACATCTCCTGCGTAGCTGTCGATGAGGCGCACTGCGTCTCGCAGTGGGGCCATGACTTCCGTACCAGTTATCTCGCGGTCTCTCCGTTCGTGGAGCAGCTGCCGCAGCGTCCGATTCTGGCGGCCTTCACCGCTACGGCTACCCCGGAGGTCATGGAGGATATGGTCCGGCTGCTGCGCCTGCGCGAGCCGGGCGTCTTCATGACCGGCCTTGGCCGCGACAACCTGGCGATGTCCGTGCTGCGCGGAGAGAACAAGCGCGAATTCGTGCTGGATTACGCGGCTCAGCATGCCCATCAGCCGGGCATCGTGTATGCCGCCACCCGCAAGGAGGTGGATGATCTCTACCAGCGCCTTCAGGCCGCAGGGATCACTGCCGGGCGCTATCATGCCGGAATGAACGACCAGGAGCGGGCGGACAGCCAGGAAGGCTTCCTGTATGACGATATCCGCGTCATGGTCGCTACGAATGCCTTCGGGATGGGGATCGACAAGTCTAACGTGCGTTATGTCATTCATTACAATATGCCGAAGAACATGGAGGCTTATGTTCAGGAGGCGGGCCGTGCCGGGCGTGACGGGGAGCCGAGCGATTGTATCCTGTTGTTCAGTGCGCAGGATATCATGACGCAGAAGTTCCTGATTGAGCAGAACCCGCAGGACCCGGAACGCAAAGCCAATGAATACCGCAAGCTTCAGCAGATGATTGAATACTGCTATACCACCCGCTGCCTGCGCAGTGCGCAGCTCGACTATTTCGGCGAGAGCCATGACGATGATCACTGCGGGATCTGCAGCTCCTGTACCGATGAGCGTGAGCTGGTGGATATCACCGTAGAAGCGCAGAAGATCTTCTCCTGCATCCACCGGATGCGGGAGCGTTACGGCGTGGCGCTGGTCTCCTCCGTGCTGAAGGGCTCGCGTAACCAGAAGGTGCTGCAATACGGCTTCGAGCAGCTGCCGACCCACGGCGCTATGTCCAGCCGCAGTGAGAAGGAGATTACCGAGATCATCAACATGCTGATCTCGGAAGGCTATCTGGCCTTGTCCGAAGGCCAGTATCCGGTGGTCCGGCTGCAGCCGCTGGCAGCCGAGGTGCTGCGCGGCCAGCGCCAGGTGCATCAGCGCGTGGCCCGCACGCTGGTCACCTCCGGCACGCGGGACCGCAGCCGCCCGCGCGATACTTCGCCGTCTGCGGTCAACGAGACGGTGTTCGAGCAGCTGCGCCTGATCCGCCGCGAGCTGGCGGGGCGCGAGCATGTGCCGTCGTACATCATTTTCAATGATGCGACGCTGCGCGAGATGAGCGTGGTCTGTCCGCAGACGGAAAGCGAGATGCTGAGGGTGAAGGGTGTCGGTGAAGTGAAGTACCGGAAGTACGGCAAGGCCTTCCTGGAGTTTTTTCAAAATGACATGTAA
- a CDS encoding nucleotidyltransferase family protein, whose protein sequence is MNEQHISLFKFGDEHRERFRDQLLGFQLPAEQLQFTGLPGETLQDIREDAGKAGVVIVYEEQAVGFFILHTGEGISNFYQDYEGAVLLRAFLIDYASQGRGFAKAAMLLLPDFIRCHYPEARQIVLAVNEENYPAKQLYAIAGFKDNGLRRRGSKGAQRILQYELSPESIVLPMKEHEELYERLTGIFSRSMLLADVFKRAQGWVPFPYYIGAGCLAQTVWNELTGRAPEYGISDIDIVYFDAEDLSYAAEDEVIKKGKEIFEGISVPIDLKNQARVHLWYPQKFGVEIGPYQSLEAAIDTWPTTVTSLGARLEPNGEWKIYAPFGLEDLFQFVLRPNKTLITEQVYLAKIVKWKSKWPELTVIPWSFHNT, encoded by the coding sequence TTGAATGAGCAGCACATATCATTGTTTAAGTTCGGTGACGAGCACAGGGAGCGATTCAGGGACCAGTTACTTGGCTTCCAGCTTCCGGCGGAGCAATTGCAGTTCACCGGGTTGCCGGGGGAGACTCTTCAGGATATCCGGGAAGATGCCGGTAAGGCCGGGGTGGTCATTGTTTACGAAGAACAGGCGGTAGGCTTCTTCATCCTTCATACTGGTGAAGGCATCTCGAATTTCTACCAGGACTACGAAGGGGCAGTTCTGCTCCGGGCTTTCCTGATAGATTACGCCAGTCAGGGCCGGGGGTTCGCCAAAGCAGCAATGTTGCTGCTGCCGGATTTTATCCGCTGTCACTATCCTGAAGCCCGGCAGATTGTGCTGGCTGTGAACGAGGAGAATTATCCTGCTAAGCAGTTGTATGCCATCGCAGGGTTTAAGGATAACGGCTTGAGACGCCGCGGCAGCAAGGGAGCGCAGAGGATTTTACAGTATGAGCTGTCACCCGAGTCCATAGTTTTGCCTATGAAGGAGCATGAGGAATTGTATGAACGCCTGACAGGCATATTCTCGCGCAGTATGCTGCTGGCGGATGTATTCAAGCGTGCCCAAGGATGGGTCCCGTTCCCTTATTACATAGGTGCAGGCTGCCTGGCCCAGACGGTATGGAATGAGCTTACCGGACGGGCGCCGGAATACGGAATTAGTGATATCGATATCGTTTATTTCGATGCGGAAGATTTGAGCTATGCTGCCGAGGATGAGGTGATTAAGAAGGGCAAGGAGATTTTTGAAGGGATATCGGTTCCGATTGATCTCAAGAATCAGGCCAGGGTCCATCTGTGGTACCCGCAGAAGTTTGGTGTGGAGATCGGGCCTTACCAGTCGCTTGAAGCGGCAATTGATACCTGGCCGACTACAGTGACTTCGCTGGGAGCAAGGCTTGAGCCGAACGGGGAATGGAAGATTTATGCCCCATTTGGTCTGGAGGATTTGTTTCAATTCGTTCTGCGACCCAATAAAACACTGATTACAGAGCAGGTTTATTTGGCCAAAATAGTGAAATGGAAGTCGAAATGGCCGGAGCTTACGGTGATTCCTTGGTCTTTTCATAATACCTAA